In the genome of Impatiens glandulifera chromosome 6, dImpGla2.1, whole genome shotgun sequence, the window tagccggtaattgaggcgaagatttgttcggttgctgcatgtcatcttcaattaattgaattaatatttaataaacggaaatataaaatccatgtcattttggtcttcacataaacgggtaagtgtctttacatggtaggcaagcggtctttacatgggtgggtagaggggttttacatgaggtttttattaaaattaattgaagcaaatatatcttcgctccagagagtctcgaggcaaaaaaaaaatgaaataaaaaaagtaaataaaaattcctagaaaataaaagattgaattacttgaagcgaatattatatcgctgcctgtgttatttaataaattaaattaatatttaataaacgtaaatataatatgactgtcaattcggtctttacatggacgtgtaaatgtattttcatgaacggcaggcgttcttctcatgggtgggtatgcggggtttacatgagggtcatggcaacgggcgtgtagatcagagcgaagatatcttatctgtttatcatctgaatattatattatttcatggcgttaacgggcgcttccgttaacggcgtcttgtgtgaacccgggcctaaacccggattccggattctccctccctccctctcctgcccagattgatttattattaaaataataatgctgcaatctgattggtccgccacaggggaacacggcaatcggtagcagaagatctgaactggcAAGCTACCGTGCATTTGTTCGCGGTGCAGTCTATGATAAAGATGAAAGCACTCGCATCATTACTATTACCGCCACCGCCAACTCTATCACCAACTCTACCCGAGAATGAATAGCACAAGTAGAACCGCAAAAGTGAAGAAATGAACCTTGAATACCGTCATCTGCATGAATTTTATATGCAAATTGTAGTTAGACAGgattttattcattttgaaCTTCTTTTATAGCCTAAATTCATCGCCAATGCATCATTCATGACATCATCATCACCCCCTGCTTTTTCACCGTTGATCTTGGCTATTTGAAggattttataactttaatatataaaattaataataataataataatgcgaTATAAATGTAGAAGATGCTAATTATACACATAATCAAATGCATCAAGCAAATGAATGTGAagcttcaaataaaaaaaataaaaaaataaaaataaataaaggctAAAGGAGGGTGAGAGGTCATTATAATTTGTGACAACTGACATAAAAGTTTTTGTTGAAATAAGAGTGAGTTTAGcatcttttaataataaattaaatgggACTCAACTTCTACTTTAGTTATGtgtacataattttaaaaataataaatagtacaAAAGACAATACTcaaatttatagttttttttattatgtccaAACTCTCCAAGTTTTATGTGATTAAGAATTTAgaagaattaaatatttgtagaTTAAGCTTAATTACGTGTAAATTACTCAACTTTTTCTTTTGAGGCAAATTAAGAAAACAGAAAAAGGACTTTTCATTCATGGATCTCTAATAGATTTGCCTCTATTAATGAATTTCTCACATTCAAGCTAGCTCATTAAAGTTAAGTATTCTACATAACATCCAAAAAATTGATCTTAAAccatagtatatatatatatattaaacaatttaatatatatgcaATCACAGtcaataataatacattttttttattaacccTTCTGACATTCaaaaaccaaccactaattagAATTACGtacataacttattttaaaattttacctCTCTTTGAATGTATAaacatttgttatatataattaccATGTTGTAAAATAGTTTGTTGGATATTATCACCTACATATCTCTTATATTAGCAATAAGGGAAAGAGATAAAATAGTATGCCAAATAATGCAATTggccaattatatatatttgaggtTCATACATAAATTTTGACTCAATTACTTAAACTTTTATAATCCACCAAAGTTATTCAAGCTAAAAATCAACAACCCAGTAATCACATGAAACGAATCATAGGATAGATGATTGATACAAGAGAATGGGACTTCTAACCGAATGGGTGCCATCAAACCATACCAAGGAATAAGAAAGATGATCTTGGTTGAGCCATTGTCCGGTGACAGTCACAACAAAGTTTTTCCTCTCATTTAGAGTAATAAAAGAGAGAATACTAGGTTCCACATTGATAGATATCCCGTTGTCCCCTTTATTAACTTGTGCGTGATAAGTGGAGTTTGCATATCCAACGTTTGTCACTACTCTTGAAAATTGAATATTGAAAGACGAGTTTTTAGTCACCGGTGCAGTCATTGTTGGGTAGTTGAGATCCTTTGCAGACAATCTAATCCCCTTTGGACACGTTTGCTTCGatccaaatatttttctcaatttttctcCTTCAGAACCTAAGGTACAGAACAAGTTGAAATATTCATCAATTGAGGTCTCATATACGAGTCCAGGATATACCGCCTTCAATGGATCAATGTGTCCTGCTCCATGACCAAGTTCAGCATCTGGattgtatttattattcatGTTCCAAGCTACACACAAACCAACCAAtcaaatattatgattaatcatgagtaaaattttatcattatcaaaccatataaagtgtgttgaattattgtatttttaccAGTAGTCATGAGAGATGATTTAATAGCTGAAATAGACCAATCGGGATGTTTTGATTTTACAAAAGCAGCTGCTCCTGTAACATGGGGACATGACATAGAAGTTCCAGAATTGAAGTTGTACCTTGCAGCAGGTAGGCCGCCCACAGATATAGTATCATCTGTAGGACTTTCTGCCAGGATAGTTATGCCCGGTGCAACTACATCAGGCTATCAAgcattagaaaaaaaaagaaccTATTAGAAAACATGATATATATGGTCGGATttacaacaaaacaaaattataaatttgaaccACAAACCTAGGCTTTACAAATAAGTTCAAATGACACACCTTTAAAATTTCTGGAAAGACTGTATTGGGTCCTCTACAAGAAAAAGAAGCCAAGAGGGGAGCTTGACTCTTAATACTCTCACTTTTTAGTATCCTTGCCGAGGGCGATACTTCGGACTTGAGGTAAGACTCGACATAATGAAAATCGGGGTCATTTAAAAACACAGTCGGCATAGATGTGACATTAGCATCATCTTTCCCTACATCACCTTTTCGAAAAATAACCCCAATTACACCCGCCCTCATAGCTTGTAGGCTCAAACCATCTCTATCTCCATCAACAtcacataatattattttccctTTCACCAAATAAGGGTCTATGCAATCCTTCACACATTGCCTGATATTGAAGAGAAAGAATACAAAGTTTAAAAGATggattaatatcttttaatcaTTTGTGTAGTGAAAGAatacaaagtttaaaaaatggatTAAAGTCTTACATTGCACTCGATTCGTTACAATGTCCGCTAATTCCTTTTCCATACACCAAGTATTTGAGGTCGCCACTATCAAAAGGATTTATTGTAGTTCCCTAGCCAATATCGATAATATATTAGCAACATGTGCAAGTTTCAAACACATAAAAAACAGTAAGTTGGCACAATAAACCTTTTATAAGGTAAAGTAGGATTAGATTAATCAATTCTTATTCTTTATTTTCGTGTGTTTATGTCactaaaaatgacatttttgaACAACTAACACCGACTATCTATTTTTTCTTAACAATAATGTGTAAATTAGTTCTAttgaaatgatttataaaaaagattaatatgaTTCAAGtaattaagttgaaatataGAATCTACTTACAATGAGTATGCGTCCATTTCCAAGAACAAGcttgttgatgatttttctaTCGGTAGAACTAGCACCCACAGTAAACACCCATGGTGCTAAGCTTAAAACCGATTTGAACATGGGAATGATTTTGTTTCCGGCACTTTGTACAGTTAGTATGCCCTTCTCCATTGCATGAAAGGATCCAATAGCAATAACATCTTCACTTAAATTTGAAGGGGGGGAAGTTGCAATTGAGATAGTGATAATGTCAACTCCGTCTGCAATGGCATCATCAAAGGCGGCCATGACATCCTCACTTTGTACAGTTAGTACACCCGCTCTGTATGTAGCTATCCTCGATGATGGAACACCTCCTCTAGCGGTCCCATTTGCTATGCCATAATAGTTGGCATTTCTTACAACCCTTCCAACTGCAGTGGAGGCTGTGTGATCCCCATGATTAAAAATATCCACTGCTGACTCTCCGGCATAGTACCTCGCTCCAATAAGCTTCCTTAATCACATAATTGATTTATACATAAaatcaggggcggagccaagtgCAAGCTGGcccgggctacagcccgggGAGCCttatgtattttatcaataacgacggtaaattaccgtcgtttttggttattttccgtcgctaaaagattatttttcgtcGCTAAAAGGAATTGATAAcagca includes:
- the LOC124943905 gene encoding subtilisin-like protease SBT4.3, with amino-acid sequence MIKKTLVRSYSRSFNGFAANVTASEVSKLKSMEGVAFVFQSREYYFQTTRSWDYMGLSLDVPRSLKIESDIIIGHIDSGIVPDMESLADHGLDNVPAKWKGVCLGGKNFTCNKKLIGARYYAGESAVDIFNHGDHTASTAVGRVVRNANYYGIANGTARGGVPSSRIATYRAGVLTVQSEDVMAAFDDAIADGVDIITISIATSPPSNLSEDVIAIGSFHAMEKGILTVQSAGNKIIPMFKSVLSLAPWVFTVGASSTDRKIINKLVLGNGRILIGTTINPFDSGDLKYLVYGKGISGHCNESSAMQCVKDCIDPYLVKGKIILCDVDGDRDGLSLQAMRAGVIGVIFRKGDVGKDDANVTSMPTVFLNDPDFHYVESYLKSEVSPSARILKSESIKSQAPLLASFSCRGPNTVFPEILKPDVVAPGITILAESPTDDTISVGGLPAARYNFNSGTSMSCPHVTGAAAFVKSKHPDWSISAIKSSLMTTAWNMNNKYNPDAELGHGAGHIDPLKAVYPGLVYETSIDEYFNLFCTLGSEGEKLRKIFGSKQTCPKGIRLSAKDLNYPTMTAPVTKNSSFNIQFSRVVTNVGYANSTYHAQVNKGDNGISINVEPSILSFITLNERKNFVVTVTGQWLNQDHLSYSLLE